One genomic window of Augochlora pura isolate Apur16 chromosome 5, APUR_v2.2.1, whole genome shotgun sequence includes the following:
- the LOC144469657 gene encoding uncharacterized protein LOC144469657 isoform X3, whose protein sequence is MTLPVSNYQELLIQVRELTHETIRLQRQLSSDLFDNVDPPDVNHNFCLGQKNYEKGKHLTDNVIRQHERIKNNETVQHPLSEYNNFRFQPGFYQNLDTSEGIHAGELTSRLLTWRSRSHRPVVLQEDAEPSHKRAERLLPEECCRVPHGPVGVGVEGVGFWRGQRRPHGVEIPTPLVGVAAHELESSLDGAAYNPVVVASAATSARCSASKNALRTATSSPASSSSVNAVVSPRPRFYLGSVIAETSKEDAMEPEVKEEDERRSSTPSPEIYSRRSRHYNEGGSSEEDSKPDTSLQGHRVPSSYRGTWPIRRDLWASQQMGFSTQQSTSTTVHNDIASVMSFSSNSGGTLGCSSEVQGDRRLGAKVDVVYNLLGMLGSTEGGEDMSATLLTMSNSTDNCLIMRQSGCLPLLVQLIHAPRQDLETRERASRALHNIVHAKSDERAGRREARVLRFLEQLRDYCQALRSSLESGQVPDDLERHPGPTIAALMKLSFDEAHRHAMCQLGGLHAVAELIEMDHMAHGSECDDQNCITLRRYAGMALTNLTFGDGNNKALLCSFREFMKALVSQLRSPSDDLRQVTASVLRNLSWRADTSSKQTLREVGAVTGLMKAAMEGRKESTLKSILSALWNLSAHCSTNKIDICVVEGALAFLVDMLSYKAPSKTLAIVENAGGILRNVSSHIAVREDYRAIVRERGCLQVLLQQLRSPSLTVVSNACGALWNLSARCPQDQRLLWDLGAVPMLRSLIHSKHKMISMGSSAALKNLLSARPGCNNLVHLDSTARGLGLPTLPTLVARRQRALEQEIDQNLAETCDNIEPSTSPTNKDDKFIFKMDHSFLGINARALRNYHLHNQPGTSNAKCNGVARSESRDSMRSITSTHSDTMFERVNRHVLNGLSPTDIQIKQQSSSLHSAVGFDTGVSSDNHVKTSSEKKYTLRYKNAIPDRLKSSDGYNDIGELRCTNSTISWSSAPDQESACSQNLLHSSVEDNLPQSVSSKAGSQSSVSEETDLIVCQKTEYIAGKSEIDTSASLTFNSGNSPGNDNFSNMYDKTVLHQHNPMNTIQKTISPTVSHCTEGNLFSDYAETDLDQPTDYSLRYAERSLDEDKQHSHYFATTEQELIHDDTLKTYCTEGTPHGSSLNSSRAASASDLQEDNRQRCTMKKIQEQRKLNDKQEFSLQAKSDVEENGHSIKISSSLRTPHTQTSSDNLRSDESNNLASSSGNVKSDAEKKYENENEMFGKNAKNFPTNGVNSYGASALKASNDSGYQVSDGDEDDEDLLTACINIGMQNNRHRHSFIGNNFEKLPRSESNLARYQTSVALDQVECNVLTDSAMNNLDTNRIACEESNDMTNSSSVNIVSDYSVYTNNLTQKSIETEATEEYSSILQNQLEYISENVDHITGISDDNLCKFSLPSNLRNSPILNETIVFNTEPNQQQYLSSIDIESNEDMSSLVHNDLLEDERLTENSENDKSADVFKEKIVKNSMQQSYTKVTDSESSESIDSVEQSEHALLELCIQPGLPKPIDNASKIALKSKVLNRFEEKEVDYSDGSSRTDDMVDGIQKDDISEKHKSTHKNSDTPKHGKKEDIYRRQRDPDAMIASLDRLTATLVQQTEAIRERDSGTMKQSILSDTWNEDSPNEISFPSISMSAPIIASFKSDAQEDPGTVTSEYATASSDSAHMTNSKIIQREAIKLAEAVDAEMNKQNEIDTTSMTFMDLEAIKPPSLMGSMLSLIASYAGSGDCSEAIVNRDRCNSTSLPPIQVRNSSLTDSKSCRKKSLPLGVVAKRALSQNQTHTSSLENLLNECTGSHLDSVKPPSMMDELPDVGDMENSMLSVASITSEVADPKEQDSQSLTGSDAVFELLKPVANVLSITCMRYAENMQSSANNSLSEYLENINPPSLFNEVCEMDESTVEHVTETVCSDTLCIDAELRTEEAPHPMVVDKIDEVGNDTDEAVTPISSEYCVSSSAESTPKKRLHRNLTPKQKRNLAKERFKTYTIAAEMSKKEAETDKQEKENGENKIPRGKLSPFSKLTPKQRRQEDRARFQTQVLEIPFPEVTQDQPETDNSWDTESPVSSEPMSPVKSAIPKPTKLSACKTLIKKRMEQKKNRERYRTITLNESECIFKSSDGNATANGPDENSLAITHTIQSDEIQTMLEQNATIVLNTLNESNKASQNVEEPMLDCETISLVSNESESERNLRMRFVNGVSKKLIGACSQQMDEARELEENKNNTRSECRSQEDVRYDTVESDSENESNNAEEPPRETKRPRIIKPGMVRDPSNDSNATDKSEPESPKAIRGRRKALYSNPITRKPTPQSSPLKQVNPVSGIPIGRSNTSPIVRATRATTLRQNNNSSNNLTKESPKASFQKTSTLTDAEKRTRNVSAAAKRASVPQKGSSLTFSKSVKRHSTPPTCSSNFQQDSKTEVAVKPLERQGTFTKDEPEVENAPLVVSSSSSPIKTKIAKPIKGATSKVHPTMMVKPKIAPKTLQTHQMKTTKGNVVEKMQPPKALPLFVAPKRLPTGKATSGSKVPTGSQNAAQAENGKVFRKIGPLGQRSNSNSSIVSNSSTGMQTRKLAKEATSKIASLWKKVEESKNKQRLEKPDTRQWLQPSSCANVVDAPSPVVNPPAFRLFRSSTFEGVPQDNDNPESALYKSKSKRPLVVGVQPSKVKYRNSCDLSGMNANDAPCKIPVKSGDASTYRKDAVQIADASVILRKPQNTESSPMEIDPTKRISRLGSFIRVESANADGSAQTYLNGSGVRTPASAIVPPFNYNPKQDIPSQTTKVPANESESKFGVTDCHSDIVTASTRVTTV, encoded by the exons GAGGACGCAGAACCGAGCCACAAGAGAGCAGAAAGATTGCTCCCGGAAGAGTGTTGTCGCGTTCCCCACGGGCCGGTAGGCGTCGGCGTGGAAGGTGTCGGCTTCTGGAGGGGCCAACGGCGCCCCCACGGCGTCGAGATACCTACGCCCCTGgtcggcgtcgcggcgcacGAGCTGGAGTCGTCGTTGGACGGCGCAGCGTACAACCCCGTAGTCGTCGCATCGGCGGCGACATCCGCGAGATGCTCTGCGTCGAAGAACGCTCTGAGAACGGCAACATCCTCCCCTgcctcgtcgtcgtccgtcAATGCCGTCGTCAGCCCCAGGCCAAGGTTCTACCTAGGCTCCGTGATCGCTGAGACCAGCAAAGAGGATGCCATGGAGCCGGAAGTCAAGGAGGAGGACGAACGAAGGTCGTCCACGCCGAGCCCCGAG ATTTATTCGCGAAGAAGTAGACACTACAATGAGGGTGGCAGCAGCGAGGAAGACAGCAAACCAGACACGTCCTTGCAAGGTCACAGGGTGCCGTCTTCTTACAGAGGAACCTGGCCCATCAGAAGGGATCTCTGGGCCAGTCAGCAAATGGGTTTCTCCACTCAGCAAAGCACGTCGACTACTGTACATAAC GATATAGCCAGCGTGATGAGCTTCTCATCGAATTCCGGCGGTACTCTTGGCTGTTCCTCCGAGGTCCAGGGCGATAGAAGGTTGGGAGCAAAAGTGGACGTAGTATATAACCTGCTGGGAATGCTGGGCAGTACAGAAGGTGGCGAAGACATGAGTGCGACTCTACTCACAATGAGTAATTCGACGGACAATTGTTTGATCATGAGACAGTCTGGTTGTCTGCCTCTGCTGGTGCAGTTAATTCACGCCCCGAGACAAGACCTGGAAACCAGGGAAAGGGCTTCCAGGGCTCTACACAATATAGTTCACGCGAAAAGCGACGAGCGGGCTGGGCGTCGCGAGGCCAGGGTACTTCGGTTTCTGGAGCAGCTAAGAGACTACTGTCAGGCTCTGCGATCATCTTTGGAGTCGGGACAGGTTCCCGACGACCTGGAGAGACATCCAGGACCCACCATAGCAGCGCTGATGAAACTCTCTTTCGATGAAGCCCATCGTCACGCCATGTGTCAGCTCGGAGGACTGCACGCGGTAGCCGAGTTGATTGAGATGGACCACATGGCCCACGGCAGCGAGTGCGATGACCAGAACTGCATCACCCTGCGTAGGTACGCCGGAATGGCGTTGACGAACCTTACGTTTGGTGATGGCAACAACAAGGCGTTGCTCTGCTCGTTTCGCGAGTTTATGAAGGCGTTGGTCTCGCAGCTACGAAGTCCCAGCGATGATCTAAGACAGGTGACCGCCAGTGTCTTAAGAAATCTATCGTGGCGGGCGGACACCAGCAGCAAACAAACTTTGAGGGAAGTGGGTGCCGTGACTGGTCTGATGAAGGCCGCGATGGAGGGCAGAAAAGAATCGACTTTGAAGTCTATCCTCTCTGCGCTCTGGAACCTCTCTGCGCACTGTagtacaaataaaatcgacATTTGCGTCGTGGAGGGCGCGCTTGCTTTCTTAGTGGACATGCTGAGCTACAAAGCACCGTCCAAAACTCTGGCGATAGTGGAAAACGCGGGCGGTATACTAAGGAACGTATCTAGCCACATCGCCGTCAGGGAAGATTATCGAGCCATCgtcagagagagaggatgTCTCCAAGTTTTATTGCAACAGTTACGGTCACCTAGCTTGACTGTAGTCAGTAATGCGTGCGGAGCGCTGTGGAACCTCTCGGCCAGATGTCCGCAAGATCAGAGACTGCTGTGGGACCTGGGTGCAGTGCCTATGCTCCGCAGTCTGATCCATTCCAAGCACAAAATGATCTCTATGGGCTCAAGCGCGGCTTTGAAGAATTTGCTGAGCGCTCGTCCTGGTTGTAACAACCTTGTCCATCTAGATTCGACTGCCCGTGGGCTAGGCCTTCCAACGTTGCCCACATTGGTCGCTCGCAGGCAAAGAGCTCTGGAACAGGAGATAGATCAGAACCTGGCCGAGACCTGTGACAACATCGAGCCAAGCACGTCTCCCACGAATAAGGATGACAAGTTCATCTTCAAGATGGACCACAGCTTTCTTGGGATCAATGCCCGAGCATTGCGTAACTATCATCTGCACAATCAACCAGGAACGTCTAACGCGAAATGCAACGGGGTTGCCAGGAGCGAAAGCAGGGACTCCATGCGATCTATCACCAGCACCCACTCGGACACCATGTTCGAGCGAGTGAACCGCCACGTACTGAACGGACTGTCTCCCACGGACATCCAGATTAAGCAACAGTCTTCGTCCCTTCATTCGGCTGTCGGCTTTGACACCGGGGTGTCCAGCGACAACCACGTCAAGACCTCCTCCGAGAAGAAGTACACTCTAAGGTACAAGAACGCAATCCCCGATAGATTGAAGTCCTCGGATGGCTACAATGACATAGGGGAATTGCGGTGCACCAACTCCACCATCTCCTGGTCCTCCGCACCGGACCAAGAGTCTGCCTGTTCGCAGAACCTGCTGCACTCATCGGTAGAAGACAACCTGCCACAAAGTGTATCTTCGAAGGCTGGCAGTCAGTCCAGCGTCTCGGAGGAAACCGACTTGATCGTCTGCCAGAAAACCGAGTACATCGCCGGTAAGTCTGAAATCGATACGTCAGCGTCCTTGACCTTCAACAGCGGCAACTCTCCTGGCAACGACAACTTCAGCAATATGTACGACAAAACAGTATTGCATCAGCATAACCCGATGAACACCATACAGAAAACCATCTCACCGACTGTCAGCCATTGTACAGAGGGAAACTTATTTAGCGATTACGCCGAGACTGATTTGGATCAACCAACCGATTATAGTTTACGGTATGCCGAACGTAGCTTGGACGAGGACAAACAGCATTCTCATTATTTTGCGACCACTGAACAAGAGCTTATTCATGACGATACTCTGAAGACTTATTGCACCGAGGGAACACCACATGGGTCGTCGTTGAATTCTTCTAGAGCTGCTTCTGCATCCGATCTGCAGGAGGATAATAGGCAAAGATGTACCATGAAGAAGATACAGGAACAAAGAAAGCTGAACGATAAACAGGAGTTTAGCTTGCAGGCTAAGAGCGATGTTGAGGAAAACGGACATTCGATCAAGATCTCATCGAG tttgAGAACGCCGCACACGCAAACCTCGTCAGACAACTTGCGCTCGGATGAAAGTAATAACTTGGCGTCTAGTTCGGGGAACGTGAAATCAG ACGCtgagaaaaaatatgaaaatgaaaatgaaatgttcGGCAAAAACGCTAAAAATTTCCCCACGAACGGAGTTAATTCCTATGGGGCCAGTGCATTGAAAGCGTCTAACGATTCAGGAT ATCAAGTCAGTGATGGAGATGAGGATGACGAAGATCTACTTACAGCTTGTATTAATATTGGAATGCAAAATAATAG GCACAGACACTCCTTCATaggaaacaattttgaaaagctACCACGGAGTGAAAGTAATCTAGCTAGGTATCAGACAAGCGTGGCATTAGATCAAGTGGAATGCAACGTATTAACTGATTCCGCTATGAATAATCTAGACACGAATCGAATAGCATGCGAGGAAAGTAATGATATGACTAATTCGTCAAGTGTGAATATTGTATCCGATTATAGTGTGTATACGAACAACTTAACTCAAAAG AGCATAGAAACTGAAGCCACGGAAGAGTATTCCAGCATTTTGCAAAATCAACTTGAATACATAAGCGAAAATGTTGATCATATTACTGGGATAAGCGATGACAACCTCTGCAAGTTTTCGCTTCCTTCGAATTTGAGGAATAGTCCGATTCTAAACGAAACGATAGTTTTCAATACGGAACCAAATCAACAACAGTATCTGTCTAGTATCGACATCGAATCAAACGAAGACATGTCATCCTTAGTCCATAATGATCTTCTTGAGGACGAAAGATTGACAGAAAACAGTGAAAACGATAAGTCAGCGGATGTTTTTAAGGAGAAGATTGTAAAGAACTCGATGCAACAATCTTATACTAAAGTAACAGACTCGGAAAGCAGCGAATCCATCGATTCCGTCGAGCAATCTGAACACGCTCTTCTAGAACTGTGCATTCAACCTGGGTTACCGAAGCCCATCGACAATGCAAGCAAAATTGCGCTGAAATCGAAAGTTCTAAACCGATTCGAGGAGAAAGAAGTCGACTATTCAGACGGCAGCAGTCGTACTGATGACATGGTGGACGGTATTCAGAAGGATGACATTAGTGAGAAGCACAAATCAACGCATAAGAACAGCGATACACCAAAACATGGAAAGAAAGAGGACATATATCGGCGACAAAGAGATCCAGATGCCATGATTGCTTCGTTGGACCGATTAACAGCCACGTTGGTGCAGCAGACGGAAGCGATTCGGGAACGCGACTCCGGCACCATGAAACAGAGCATCCTGAGTGACACTTGGAACGAGGATTCACCTAACGAAATTTCGTTCCCTAGCATCAGTATGAGCGCACCCATTATCGCTTCGTTCAAAAGCGACGCACAAGAGGACCCAGGCACTGTCACGTCCGAATATGCGACAGCCAGTAGCGATAGTGCTCATATGACGAACTCGAAGATCATTCAAAGAGAAGCAATTAAGCTGGCCGAGGCTGTGGATGCAGAGATGAACAAGCAGAATGAGATAGACACGACGAGCATGACATTCATGGATCTAGAGGCCATCAAACCTCCGTCCTTAATGGGAAGCATGTTATCCCTAATAGCCAGCTACGCCGGTTCAGGTGACTGCAGCGAGGCGATTGTTAACAGAGACAGGTGTAACTCTACGTCACTTCCCCCAATTCAAGTAAGAAACTCGTCCTTGACAGATTCGAAGAGCTGTCGCAAGAAGTCCCTACCCCTCGGCGTGGTAGCTAAACGAGCGTTGAGCCAAAATCAGACTCACACAAGCAGCTTGGAGAATCTGTTGAACGAATGTACTGGTTCGCATTTAGACAGCGTCAAACCACCGTCGATGATGGACGAACTGCCAGATGTGGGTGACATGGAGAATAGTATGCTTAGCGTAGCGAGCATCACATCGGAGGTGGCGGACCCCAAGGAACAAGACTCCCAAAGCCTAACTGGAAGCGACGCTGTTTTCGAATTATTGAAGCCTGTGGCCAATGTCCTCTCCATAACATGTATGCGATACGCTGAAAACATGCAAAGCAGCGCGAACAACAGCTTGAGCGAGTACCTGGAGAACATCAATCCACCCTCGTTGTTCAACGAGGTCTGCGAAATGGACGAATCAACGGTGGAGCACGTCACGGAGACCGTCTGCAGCGACACATTGTGCATCGATGCGGAATTGCGCACAGAGGAAGCTCCGCATCCAATGGTCGTTGACAAGATCGACGAAGTTGGCAACGACACGGATGAAGCAGTTACTCCGATCTCCTCGGAGTACTGTGTCTCAAGCTCAGCTGAGTCGACGCCGAAGAAGCGGCTGCATAGGAACCTTACGCCGAAGCAGAAGCGGAATTTGGCCAAGGAGAGATTCAAAACGTACACCATAGCCGCGGAAATGAGCAAGAAGGAAGCGGAAACGGACAAgcaggaaaaagaaaacggggAAAACAAAATTCCACGTGGCAAATTATCGCCGTTCTCCAAGCTGACACCCAAGCAACGAAGGCAGGAAGACAGGGCGAGGTTTCAGACGCAGGTCTTGGAGATTCCATTCCCTGAGGTAACCCAAGATCAACCAGAAACTGATAACAGCTGGGACACAGAGAGTCCTGTATCGTCGGAACCTATGTCCCCTGTAAAATCTGCTATTCCCAAACCGACGAAGTTATCCGCTTGCAAAACGTTGATTAAGAAACGCATGGAGCAGAAGAAGAACAGAGAAAGGTATCGTACGATAACGTTGAATGAATCGGAATGTATATTCAAGAGCAGTGATGGGAATGCCACTGCGAACGGGCCAGATGAGAATTCATTGGCCATAACGCACACCATTCAGTCGGACGAGATTCAAACTATGTTGGAGCAGAACGCTACCATTGTGTTGAACACATTGAACGAGTCAAACAAGGCAAGTCAAAACGTCGAGGAGCCGATGCTGGACTGTGAGACCATCAGTTTGGTGTCGAATGAATCTGAATCTGAACGAAACTTGCGGATGCGTTTTGTCAATGGTGTCTCCAAGAAGCTGATAGGCGCTTGTAGTCAACAAATGGATGAAGCGCGCGAACtagaggaaaataaaaataacaccaGAAGTGAGTGTAGGTCGCAGGAAGATGTCAGGTACGATACCGTAGAAAGCGATAGCGAGAATGAATCCAACAACGCCGAGGAACCACCTCGAGAGACCAAGAGACCGCGGATTATAAAACCAGGCATGGTGAGGGATCCCAGTAACGATTCGAACGCTACAGATAAATCAGAACCAGAGAGTCCGAAGGCCATCCGTGGTAGAAGAAAAGCTCTTTACTCGAATCCCATCACTAGGAAACCAACCCCTCAATCATCTCCGTTGAAACAAGTGAACCCTGTCAGCGGTATACCCATAGGTCGGAGCAATACGTCACCCATAGTTAGAGCAACCAGAGCTACCACTCTTCGGCAGAACAACAACAGCTCgaacaatttaacaaaagaATCTCCAAAAGCAAGTTTTCAAAAGACTTCAACATTAACAGATGCGGAGAAACGAACAAGGAACGTTTCAGCTGCCGCAAAGAGGGCGTCGGTTCCCCAGAAAGGGTCATCGTTGACCTTTTCCAAGTCCGTGAAGCGACATAGCACGCCTCCAACTTGCTCCTCGAATTTCCAGCAGGATAGTAAAACAGAGGTAGCCGTGAAGCCTTTAGAACGGCAGGGTACATTTACCAAAGACGAACCGGAAGTAGAAAACGCGCCGCTAGTAGTCTCCTCGTCGTCCTCACCTATTAAAACGAAGATCGCGAAACCGATTAAGGGTGCCACCTCCAAGGTGCATCCGACGATGATGGTGAAACCGAAAATTGCACCAAAGACCCTCCAAACACACCAAATGAAAACTACGAAAGGAAACGTTGTGGAGAAGATGCAGCCCCCTAAAGCATTGCCGCTGTTCGTCGCACCGAAACGTTTGCCTACGGGAAAAGCGACTTCAGGGTCGAAAGTCCCAACCGGTAGTCAGAACGCTGCACAAGCGGAAAACGGTAAGGTTTTTCGCAAAATAGGCCCCCTTGGCCAAAGATCCAATAGTAATTCTAGCATCGTGTCGAACTCGTCAACAGGGATGCAGACTAGAAAGCTAGCGAAGGAGGCAACTAGCAAAATAGCGAGTCTCTGGAAGAAAGTCGAAGAGAGCAAGAACAAACAACGGCTCGAGAAACCCGATACCAGACAATGGCTACAGCCCAGCAGTTGTGCCAATGTTGTGGATGCACCCTCGCCTGTGGTTAATCCGCCAGCCTTCAGGCTATTCCGTAGCTCCACGTTCGAGGGTGTTCCCCAAGATAATGATAATCCCGAGTCCGCCTTATACAAGTCGAAATCGAAAAGACCTCTGGTAGTGGGCGTTCAGCCCAGCAAAGTGAAGTACAGAAACTCTTGTGATTTGAGCGGGATGAACGCAAATGACGCTCCTTGCAAAATACCTGTAAAGTCCGGCGACGCTTCTACGTATAGAAAGGACGCTGTCCAAATAGCGGACGCTTCAGTGATTTTACGGAAGCCACAGAACACTGAGTCTTCCCCGATGGAGATAGACCCAACCAAACGAATATCACGCCTCGGTTCCTTCATTAGAGTGGAGTCTGCAAACGCAGACGGTTCTGCACAAACGTACTTGAATGGCAGTGGTGTCCGCACACCCGCCTCCGCCATTGTACCACCCTTTAATTACAATCCGAAACAAGACATTCCTTCCCAGACAACCAAAGTTCCAGCGAATGAAAGTGAAAGCAAATTTGGAGTGACGGATTGTCACAGTGACATTGTCACGGCTTCGACGAGAGTAACGACAGTATAG